In Zingiber officinale cultivar Zhangliang chromosome 1A, Zo_v1.1, whole genome shotgun sequence, the DNA window attagtgtaaaaagatagagacttagagtcGATCCTTGATTAATCATATCTTTACGGAGAATGTTTCAATTAATTTGTTGAGAGTTTTCACTTTTGTTATTACATTCTCatataaattcttaattattttaatatatgttacgctaacatctatcttttataaaattcttaatataatttTCCTCACAGCTTTCTCTTAAGCTATTCTAAGTCCATAAATACCATGTGTATATTGATGCCGGTTCTAAGTCCGGATGAAAAATGTTGAAGGTTGCATTAGGTTGCTAATCAATGTCAAAACACAAGTGAATGTTCTATGAATGGTTACATGGTAATGAAGAAAATAGTTcagaaaatatatttaaggaagtCTGTAAACAAATGCCTATTTTCTACGATGTAGGTTTGCTGCTGATACATTATATATATTAACTTTGTAACTCATTTCTCATGAAAATTGTACAGGGGTTGCTTGTTCAAATTATAGTTGTTGGATTTGATTGGCACCTATAGCTAAGAATTACTACTTCAACCAAGGAAGCCATGCTACGGAACGTGCACAAGGAAACAGAAACTCATGATAACAACAACCAGAAGGTTTATCCACAACCGATGGATGAAACTTCAAATAAACAAAAGGAATCTATGGATGCACTAATATCAAGGATATTCAACAACATTTCCTCTTTGAAAGCAGCATACATTCAACTCCAGGATGCTCATACTCCCTATGATCCAGACAAGATCCAGGTTGCTGATAAACTAGTTATCGAGGAATTGATGAAGCTATCAGAACTCAAACATTCACATAGGGAGAAAAATCCTAAGCTCCTGTCAGCAACACCCAAGGATTCATCTCTTCTTGCAGAAATCCAAGAGCAGCAAAGGTTGCTAAAAACCTATGAAGTCATGGTGAAGAAATTTGAGTCCAAGATTCAAGCAAGAGACTCTGAGATTGTCCAAATACAACAAGAAATCCAGGAGTCAAGCCAGAGACAGTTAAAACTAGAGAAGAAATTAAAGAAGAGGGGTCTACTCTCCAAGGAATCAGAGGGCTTTATGGAGGAGAATAATTTCTTCTCCATCGAGTTGACTCCTAGTCTTTTTTCCTCAGCTGTAGATACAACATATAAATCCATCCATGATTTCTCAAAACCATTAATTAATATGATGAAAGTTGCAGGCTGGGATCTTGATGCAGCAGCTAATGCAATTGAACCTGCACTAGTATATGCCAAAAGGGCTCATAAGAAGTATGCTTTTGAATCTCACATTTGCCAGAAAATGTTCTGTGGGTTCCAGGAAGAGAACTTCTCCATGGAACTATCAGACATTACAGTTTCTCCTGAAGGATTTTTCCACCAGTTTCTTGCAGTACGAGCTATGGATCCTCTGGATATACTGAGCCAAAGTCCAAATTCTGTTTTTGGCAAATTTTCGCGGGAAAAATACCTCCTCCTTGTGCACCCAAAGATGGAGGCCTCTTTTTTTGGTAACCTGGACCAAAGAAACCATGTTATAAATGGTGGGCACCCTAGGACACCTTTCTACCAGGCTTTTCTTAAATTGGCTAAGGCAATATGGCTTCTACACAGGTTAGCTTATTCATATGTTCCCAAAGTTGAGGTTTTCCGGGCAAACAAGGGTGCAGAGTTTTCAGAAGTCTACATGGAAAGTGTGGTGAAGAACATAGTAGTATCAGAGGGGGAACCAAGACCTCAAGTCGGGCTTATGATCATGCCAGGTTTTATGATTGGAGGCAGCGTTATACAATCTCTTGTGTACCTTACTGGCGTGCAGTGTGCTGAATGAAGACCATGACTGTTCACAACTCACACTTTAAGGAAGCTTCAATTGCTTGTAGTATGCTAGCTAAAGATATGTTAACAAATATTCCAGAATTAGACAATCATGTTTATTTTTATGATGAATATCTAATTTTAGCTTGGCCTATTTGCACTATAGTCCAACCCTAATTGCACATATCATCAATCACTCGAGACCATATTATGTGTGCTTTTGTTTTTGTTCTTTATGGTGATGAGTTGCCTACCCCTGTTTACACATGCTCAATCATTCAAATATAATGCGCTTTGGTAGTTCCATAAGCCAGATATAATTTACCTGAGCAACGATCTTACTGCTGTTTCCTATGGAGGATACATACTCAGTGTTTATTTACTGAAATTGAAAATATCTAGTGTAGTTTGTGCCTCTTGTCCATATTTATGCTCCACGAATATTTGCTCACTCAAAAAAGTTAAAGGAGTTAacctttttttatcaaattgCATAGGTTATCCAAATTATCAAATCCGtaggataattttaaaatatcaacTTATGTatccatttcttattttatcattaattagttgattaatagaaaaaattaatcGAATTAATTTTCTATTTGAAAGTCAGTCGCCTGATATTTTTTACCAGTCGAATCAATTTATGTCTgtattgaaattttaaaattttaaataactgatttattattatttttttttatcaaaatcgaTTTTGAGTAAAATTAGTTGATAGATCAAACTACCTCGGATTGATGTGAAACTAATTGCTATGTATTTGGctagttttgttaattatatcaatgcccttaaacatcaatttaacataatatattaagagtagataattttttaaacaagaattaaaattttcaaatatatttgtgTTAAAACAAATcactactcttaatatattgagttaaaATGATAttgaggacatgaatataatcaagagaattaaaCGAATATATAGGAGTTGatttcatatcaatccgaggtTATTTGGTCCACCAGCCAATTTTGAGTAAAATCAACTGATGGACCAAACAtactcggattgacatgaaactagttcttatgtattcatctagttctcctgattttcatactctcaaatattaatttgatctaatatattaagagcaatgattttttgaacatgaattaaattattcaaagatattcatattcaaaaaatcactactctcaatatacTGGGTCAAATAGATATTTTAGGGCATGGGTATAATTAGAACAATTAACTGAATACatagaaattaattttatgtCAATTTGAGGTCGTTTAGTACATCAGtcgtgggactatgtttacaaccttgcaaccccaataatcccCCAGGTTTCCTCTACTTCATTCAAGGTTTTACCCATATggttcgatcttggatcatggctatgatattgtccattttgggtCTAAggtctcatgattttgctcttgggctctacccaaaaggtttcatggcaatgaagatatcttttttttataaatccatgatttttcccatgtgttttcaatgtggaactatgtttgtaaccttgcaaccctaacagaATTAAAATTTCCAAACACAtccgtgttcaaaaaatcactgttctcaatatattaagtcaaattgatgtttgagggtatgaatataatcatgAGAATTAAATGAACACATAAGAGTTGGTTTTATGTCAATCCAATGTCAAAACAAGCTCCTATATGTTCGTTTAGTTCTCcttattatattcatgccctcaaatatcaatttgattgaATATATTGAGATCAATGATTATTTAAATACGAATTTAATTTTTCGAACatattcgtgtttaaaaaattattatttttaatgtattgggttaaattgatatttggaGACATTAGGTGAACTGGACAAACACATGGGAATTTCATATTAATCCGAAATCGTTTGGTCAATCAACCAATTTAACCAATCTATCTTTGCCGATGAGACGGCGGAAGACCTTAAAGTCCGCTGATGGCAATCCTCCCACTGTTAAAGGCAGCAAAGCCTCCGCTTTGTCGTCTCTTTCTCCGGCCACTTGATTCTCCTCCCTCTCCTTCACATCTGACCTCAATCACAGCGGATGCCAGAATTGATCAACACCCTTTCCACCCCTTCCATCCTCTCTAAATGGCATGAAGTCCTCCCCAAGAGGAAGCCTCCTCCTCTGCTCGCCTCATCGAGGAGGAAGCCTTAGTCATTGCCTCCACTGCGAGTGATGGTCTTGTCGCGCAAGGTCACTGCCAGCGGTAGGCGGCCATCACCCACTGGCGAAGGATTAGTCCTTTGGTCAGAGTCAGAACGGAGGGCACCGATGCAGCGCTATCGGGAGAGGGAGGAGTGGAGGGCACCTGTCCGACAGCGtcggaagaggaagaggagagggaagcGATGAGGAAGAGAAGGTGGCGGTGGACTGGTGGAGGCTGTGGAAGATGAGACCCAGTGCAAAAAATATACACACACTGTTGAACCGACAATTTGAACCGTCGGTTCAATGGTTATTTTTGGGCTTGAATCATAATTGGTCAGCCCCTGTTAAACCTGTTAAGGTTCAAGCCTGGCGAACTGGATTAACAAGTAATCAGTCTGTTGACTGTGTACAGGCCCACCCTAGAGTTGCTCAAGAACATTAGTTCTAAACCTTCCAAGAAACTAGCTTCTATAAGACTATGCATGAGCCTGAAAATCACTAATCAGTCCGATTTCATTCACCTCCAATCAACTACTCCGCCATGACGCATCAAAATTTGAACATTTGCTATATAGCTTTATCTTTTCAATGACTCTTTCCTAATTTATTTTGGCTTGGTAGTAATTGACTCTAATACACTAGTTGATTAGTTTTTAGTCCGAATCGAGGAGAAGCATTCTTTTTATGCTATTTCTACCTGAGTTGACTATAGTAGTCAATTGCTCCATTAGTCGACCACTAACAACATTAGTTGACTGGTTAAACCTTGAATCcacttaaatcataaattcagGATTTCAATTCTCAATCGACTATACCGTTCCATCAGTCAACTATTGTAACCCTGCACTCAATCAAACCACAACTCCATCATTTTGATTTTGTTAGTCGACTGCTACTACTTCATCAATGGACAGACATTTTGGTTCCAGCCACACTAAGGTTGAAAACAGTTTCACTAAGGGATTTCATATCTTTGGGACTTCCTCACTTGCCTAGTACACAGTCAATCTTAACTACTATCATCTTTGTCTAGTATTCAATCGACCTTAATCTATTAGGACTTCCAATGTTAAGAGCGCCTTACCTACGGGACTTTATCATGCCAAGAAGCTACCAAGAGACCTCTATGCTTCAAGGACTTTACTTTGACAAGAAGCTTTTATGCTTCCAAAATTTCCACTACATGCTTCCAACTGTCTAACATCCAATCATTATTGATCTACTAGAACTTCCATTATTATGCATCTGATCATCTTTGATATATTTGAACTTTTACCATCATATATCCTAGGTTCATTGATCTACTTAAACTTTCTTCACAAGTAAGAGATCTATTCTTCCTTCCATACTTGCTAGACATTAATGTACGTtcacctatctagacttcttttATTTGCTAGGCACCTCATCTACCTTCATCTATTTGGATTTCTACTACCAACAGTTGAACTTCTCCATCTTCCAACTCGCTTGTTAGACTTTCCATTCCTAACATTAATTGGACTTTTCACCTATTCTAGCATCTGCTGGACTTCCCAATTGTCAACTCCTTATTGGAATTCTATTTACTAACTATTTGGTTAAACTTGTTCCActtgaattttttatattgtcaaccttgaccaagggctAAGTGTACCAACAACCTCTTAATAAGAAACGTTTCTCAATAACAAATATATTGCACTAACACTAAATTTGTGAagaaggttataaaaggagttcaaaagGGCTGCAAATTAAAATAGAGAATCTATTAAATATAAACAATTCTCACATTCTGTCTATCTTTAAACTCTATTATATACCTTGCTTTCTCATTTGTATCGGGTATATTTTTTAATTGTAAGCGCTTTCCTCATCTATGATGCCTTTGAGAAGGAGAAAATTAagagtgtaaatgaaccaagtcgattatgaattatttgaaattcgatttgataaaagctcgtttaatgagatttcttaagataaataaaccaaacttaagcttcacaatattcggctcgttagctcgtgaacatgttcgttaagctcatgaatcaacttttaaataaaaataataataattttgatattaaatttatagattttacacccTACTTATAAaacaaacaaatatattaaatttatttattagaataaaattataaattttaataagaatattataattttttataaatatataatttagtttttaatgaatatttaaatttataatttatatttattataagctcgtttagactcgataaaagctcgaataagctcataagccatggatatatttgttaaataaagctTGAGCTCTGTtcaattataaacgagccaaattcaaacattcaaaagttcggctcgactcgactcgattacacccctaaagAAAATGTAGAGATTTTCTCAGGAGTGATCCTCCTGCAGAATTATAGGCCAAGGACTAGAAGCCTAGAGGTTGCTAAACCATACTAAATCATTGTGCACCCTTGTTGGACTCTTATTtgtgtttatgtttttttatgcAAACTCATTTTAGAATAGAAACATCACTGGAAGTGGTGTTAACCCCCATCTACCGCTTACTTCACAATTcaataagtgatatcagagtgaggatatttttgaaaaagcttaACAACTTTTTAAAAAACAAGGTGCTAGAAATGTCATGGATTTGAACCCCAAACATGGTACCTACAAACTAATGGTTGGAATAAAATTTCAAATTCCAAAATTGGTAGGCAACTTCCATTCGTGGAAAAGAACAATGACACTCTTCTTCAAACTCGACATCAATATGGTGATAGCCATAGAAGAATGGTACGAATTTCTAGTTGATAATAATAACATGTTACCTTGATGAAGAAACAAGAGGAGGTGGTGGCCAACACAAAAGTGAAATTGGCCCCGGACCAACATGATTCGAGCATGACATGAATaaaatcaaaaatatatataatcataaAAGAGCTAGCTGTGGTAAAAAGTCATAGGATGCACCAAGGATTATCAAAAGCAAAGCTTGCACGAAGAGATCTCCTATGCATGAAATTGAATTCTTTTACCATATTGAAAGAAAAAGCATATAGCAAGTATGCGCGATAAGTTTAAATAGATTGTCGATGAATTGACAAGTATTGATGAGTAGATATCTCAGGGATCTATTCTAGACggtagaaattaagaaaaagaaaaagctaACTATATTACTAAATTCAAAATTGATGATTAGAAATACAGAGTATAAGATCTTTATATAGTTTAGTTAATAAATtctaaactctaaatataaaagtgaaaaaaaataaattgtcctaaaagctataaacaaataaatatatataatctaatatctttcttcaaactcacgatgctacagctagaagcattgagagtttgtcagataaaaaACGAAAATGTGAAGCAGAATGTGACTTGGTCAACATATCAACAATCTGTAGCTTTGAAACTCACGATGCAGAGTATAAGATCTTTATATAGTTTAGTTAATAAATTCTAAAGTCTAAATataaaagtgaaaaaaaataaattgtccTAAaaggtataaacaaataaatatatataatctaatatcTCCCttcaaactcacgatgctacagctagaagcaataagagtttgtcagataaaaaATGAAAACGTGAAGCAGAATGTgacttggtaaacatatcaacaatatgtagctttgaaggaacaaaagacaatgtgatagtgtcaatctgaagatggtgacgagtaacgtgacaatcaatttcaatatgttttgttCGCTCatgaaaaactaaattatatgtaatttgaatagcactttgattatcacaatataatggagtaggttgatgaagagaaatatccatatccgcaagcaaccaatgcaaccaaactatctcacaagtagttgagctcatgacacgatactcaacttccgtggaagatctagaaataacatcttatTTGTTACTCTTCTAAGAAATGAGGGAATTACCAAGAAAAACACAGAAGCCAGTGGTAGATTTACGATCCGTAGGATCACCAGCCCAATCCACATCAGAGTATGCACGTAGTTCAAGAGATGAAGTACaaggaaataaaaggctttgaaattgagtgccccgaaGATATCTGAGAATATGAAGAACAACAACCCAATAAACTGTAGTTGATGCAATGACAAATTGACtatccacatgaacaacatacgcaatatctggaagagtcacagtgagataaaccaagcttccaataaaagttctgtacaaactaggatccgacaAAGGTGAGCCATAAGATAGAGAATATCGAATATTAGTCTCAATGAGAGtatcaacgactctattattAGTAAGACGAGCATACTCAAAtagatcagatatatactttgattGGGATAAAAGATAATCTTTCGGGGAATAAACAACCTCAATATCCAGAAAGTAGCatagtatacccaagtctttcatagtaaAACGACGAGCCAACTCAGACTTCAGGGGagcaattccatcagaatcatcaccagtaataattatgtcatcaacatataatgataaaagaatacgacctACACTCGTACATCTAACAAACAATGCTGAATCATGATTATTATGATGAAAACCTAGcgaagtaatcactgtagagaacttctcaaaccaagcacgaggtgcttgtttgagaccataaagcgctTTACGAAGCTTGCAAACTTTACCAGGTtggtgtgaaataccaggaggaggtgtaatataaacttcttcatgaagatcaccatttaaaAATACATTATTGACATCCATTGGAGATATTTTTCATCGACGAATAGAAGCAACAACAATCAAAGTACGAACAGTCATCATTTTTACAACAGGAGCAAATATTttctcataatccatgtcatactcctaAGAATAACCTTTAGAAACAAGATGAGTTTTGTATCGctcgatagatccatcagatttagttttgattttatatacCCAATAAGAACTAATAGTGTGTTTTCCTGGTGGCAACGGAATCAAATACCATGTATGAGTCTGATGCAAAGTAGTTAGTTCCTCAGCCATAGCACTCtgccaaagtgggttacaaacaacttctctataggatattggctcagaaagacaatgaatagatgcaacaaatgaaacaaaagaatgagaataataagagtaagcaaaatctggcagtttagtagacttacgaacacgagcggattgacgacggtggagagaaggatcatccgcaaCCTCAGGAGATGACTGGGTAGTCGCAGAAGGAGGAGcatgtggagcggatatctcaggaaccaaagtaccagattcagttgagTTACTAGTAGGAGCTGTGGGTgaaactgttggagcaatcccaatggtccgtgggaccatgtgttttggtgtttgggcaaagagtttaagttaggttcacccttgttatttgatatgtgtacttgagttgtgcaggactgcaggagaTGACTGGGTAGTCGCAGAAGGAGGAGcatgtggagcggatatctcaggaaccaaagtaccagattcagttgagTTACTAGTAGGAGCTGTGGGTgaaactgttgga includes these proteins:
- the LOC122038443 gene encoding protein GRAVITROPIC IN THE LIGHT 1-like, with amino-acid sequence MLRNVHKETETHDNNNQKVYPQPMDETSNKQKESMDALISRIFNNISSLKAAYIQLQDAHTPYDPDKIQVADKLVIEELMKLSELKHSHREKNPKLLSATPKDSSLLAEIQEQQRLLKTYEVMVKKFESKIQARDSEIVQIQQEIQESSQRQLKLEKKLKKRGLLSKESEGFMEENNFFSIELTPSLFSSAVDTTYKSIHDFSKPLINMMKVAGWDLDAAANAIEPALVYAKRAHKKYAFESHICQKMFCGFQEENFSMELSDITVSPEGFFHQFLAVRAMDPLDILSQSPNSVFGKFSREKYLLLVHPKMEASFFGNLDQRNHVINGGHPRTPFYQAFLKLAKAIWLLHRLAYSYVPKVEVFRANKGAEFSEVYMESVVKNIVVSEGEPRPQVGLMIMPGFMIGGSVIQSLVYLTGVQCAE